The proteins below come from a single Triticum aestivum cultivar Chinese Spring chromosome 5D, IWGSC CS RefSeq v2.1, whole genome shotgun sequence genomic window:
- the LOC123126012 gene encoding putative B3 domain-containing protein Os04g0347400 encodes MGSSGNYGMRTKMQQMRINDETARWFDTGDRGAEHKAHIMSPFGKKPWGITVGRDSNGSFLGDGWPQFVAVHGIGVGCYLVFKHVLRGTVTLKVFDDGFVIKPFGLTITVLSPAEIENAFARKPQFIVPFQTSFKEKMPIPPEFLRRGYISEEDLSRPKPAAIFSTSWHVDLEKDGPNVFFAGPLWPKFLEHKNLSETHVLLIKYHGRMTFSLETYGHGNNEHIEEETSSSQQSEQSPGAQSQEEEHVSTPKTPKRKRKDGRKPNNFRAPKQEDKVCL; translated from the exons ATGGGATCGTCCGGCAACTATGGCATGCGAACCAAGATGCAGCAGATG CGCATCAACGATGAGACCGCTCGGTGGTTCGATACCGGAGATCGTGGCGCTGAACATAAGGCCCACATCATGAGTCCGTTCGGCAAGAAACCCTGGGGCATCACCGTCGGCCGAGACTCCAACGGCTCGTTCCTGGGTGATGGGTGGCCACAGTTTGTTGCCGTGCACGGCATTGGCGTCGGCTGCTACTTGGTGTTCAAGCATGTATTGCGCGGCACGGTCACCCTAAAGGTGTTCGACGACGGCTTTGTTATTAAACCATTCGGCCTAACAATTACTG TTTTGAGCCCAGCTGAGATCGAGAATGCATTTGCTCGTAAGCCCCAGTTCATTGTGCCATTTCAGACAAGTTTCAAGGAAAAGATG CCTATCCCTCCTGAGTTTCTGCGGCGAGGATACATCTCAGAAGAAGACCTGAGCAGACCGAAACCGGCAGCCATTTTTTCGACATCCTGGCATGTCGACCTCGAGAAGGATGGCCCGAATGTCTTCTTCGCCGGACCCTTATGGCCAAAGTTTCTGGAACACAAAAACCTGTCTGAAACTCATGTCCTGCTGATCAAGTATCACGGGCGCATGACCTTCTCATTGGAGACCTATGGACATGGGAATAATGAGCACATTGAGGAAGAAACAAGCTCGTCTCAGCAAAGCGAGCAAT CTCCTGGAGCACAAAGCCAAGAGGAAGAACATGTTTCCACTCCGAAAACTCCGAAAAGGAAACGAAAGGATGGTAGAAAGCCCAACAACTTCAGGGCACCTAAACAAGAAGACAAAGTGTGTCTATGA